In Zhaonella formicivorans, one DNA window encodes the following:
- a CDS encoding copper amine oxidase N-terminal domain-containing protein, producing the protein MKKLVLWSLALAMIFGLGIPVAADTPVKLFINGQEANVQGLLINGRTYVPVRYVSETFGAKVDFVNGTVKITTSSGGGIADGTLNAKDLTSLPIRSLGEKFQLGKISYCIDSVTYETKNSKQYVNITFSEESTSSPGEFGLLPAFAYQDGQTTVKLIDYSVTADPDKNKSYRRSFTYRFPYEGQISYIYYYPEGFQKRIKPIAKWTAW; encoded by the coding sequence ATGAAAAAACTGGTTTTATGGTCCCTAGCCTTAGCTATGATTTTCGGGCTGGGTATCCCCGTTGCAGCCGACACCCCAGTAAAATTATTTATCAACGGCCAAGAAGCAAACGTTCAAGGACTGCTCATTAATGGGCGAACCTATGTACCTGTCCGTTATGTTTCGGAAACTTTCGGCGCCAAAGTAGATTTTGTAAATGGTACAGTGAAAATAACCACCTCCTCCGGCGGTGGCATTGCAGACGGCACTTTAAATGCAAAAGACCTGACAAGCCTCCCCATCCGCAGCCTGGGAGAGAAGTTTCAGCTGGGCAAAATATCCTATTGCATCGATTCTGTGACCTATGAAACCAAAAATTCCAAACAATATGTTAATATCACTTTTAGCGAAGAATCTACATCCTCTCCAGGAGAATTTGGCCTTCTACCTGCTTTCGCTTACCAGGACGGGCAAACTACAGTTAAACTAATTGATTACTCGGTAACTGCAGACCCGGATAAAAACAAAAGCTATAGGCGCAGCTTTACATATCGTTTCCCCTACGAAGGACAGATATCATATATTTATTACTACCCGGAAGGTTTCCAGAAAAGAATTAAGCCTATTGCCAAATGGACGGCATGGTAG
- a CDS encoding two-component system sensor histidine kinase NtrB — translation MKKNIFFDYCAGLLLLVFLGLLIAENFLPLSFEIELALLKILGVTIWFILLCTFLAHSNLKTPAIILLLGLGLFSISLVELINSIQIWSMLLPEAEFLKNPGLITGKTLLALAIFISIYFDRLLKEKYFPSEKALHLFLSLLVALAAILALISSGYNPAKERMMGNNFGQLLPIILDLALIMLFVSIGFEAFHTYRQSQVEHGFWEQKDLFLNQVNWGLLAVNSEQKVIACNSYCIEKIGLNCQPGKYLDESAPELAQHLQTQNKAGSKEIILPTPAGPANLLLEVSPITTPSGECDGHVAIIKDLDEVRKTEMEQISHRLIYECSPAGLIVTDNKDRIFLANMAAEKILGCPLTTSQGKIFKDIADSPIGKIISDLLQDAQKLQKKIILEDYEVATPTGPKILILGIYPIQNIKGKMLGSFCVLIDVTIEKTNERSLRRAEHLAALGELSAAVAHEIRNPLTSIQGFLQLLNKNSASEQQKEYIQIALAELKRANDIISEFLLFARPPKLNLKKQSVVPIIEEVAKVMQAEMALKSTAFALEAEPVPEIGVDRDQLKQIFLNLFQNALQAMGPGGSLTVRVTYDPGSKNVVISVQDTGTGIPEENLSKIFSPFFTTKEAGTGLGLSICNRIVQNHGGKLEVISQVGKGSNFMITLPNVERVC, via the coding sequence ATGAAAAAAAACATTTTTTTTGATTACTGCGCAGGACTTCTGCTGCTGGTTTTTTTGGGTTTGCTCATCGCAGAAAACTTTTTGCCTCTTAGTTTCGAGATCGAGTTGGCGCTCTTAAAAATATTGGGAGTGACAATTTGGTTCATTTTGCTTTGTACTTTTCTTGCCCATAGCAACTTAAAAACCCCGGCAATAATCCTCCTGCTTGGGTTGGGGCTTTTCAGCATAAGCCTTGTAGAATTGATAAATTCAATTCAGATTTGGTCCATGTTGCTTCCGGAGGCTGAATTTTTGAAAAACCCGGGTTTAATTACCGGGAAAACGCTTCTCGCTTTAGCTATCTTTATTAGCATTTATTTTGATAGATTGCTAAAAGAAAAATACTTCCCCAGCGAAAAAGCATTGCACCTTTTTTTAAGTCTACTGGTGGCGCTTGCTGCTATTCTCGCCCTTATTTCTTCCGGTTACAACCCGGCTAAAGAGCGAATGATGGGCAACAATTTCGGCCAGCTTCTACCCATTATTCTGGATTTGGCCCTCATTATGCTTTTTGTAAGCATTGGCTTTGAGGCTTTTCACACTTACCGCCAAAGCCAAGTGGAGCATGGTTTTTGGGAGCAAAAAGATCTTTTCTTAAACCAAGTAAACTGGGGGCTTTTAGCTGTTAATAGTGAACAAAAGGTAATTGCCTGCAATTCTTATTGCATAGAAAAGATCGGTTTAAACTGCCAGCCAGGAAAATACCTGGATGAATCCGCGCCAGAACTTGCACAGCATTTGCAAACTCAAAATAAGGCAGGCAGTAAGGAAATCATTCTGCCCACCCCTGCGGGACCGGCAAATTTGCTGCTGGAAGTTTCCCCCATTACCACTCCGTCGGGAGAGTGTGACGGCCATGTAGCAATTATCAAAGACCTGGATGAAGTAAGGAAAACTGAGATGGAACAAATCAGTCACCGGCTGATCTATGAGTGCTCACCGGCAGGTTTGATAGTAACGGATAACAAAGATAGAATATTCCTCGCCAACATGGCAGCTGAAAAAATCCTTGGTTGTCCCTTGACCACGTCCCAAGGAAAAATTTTCAAAGACATTGCTGATTCTCCCATTGGTAAAATTATCAGCGATCTGTTACAAGATGCTCAGAAGCTGCAAAAGAAGATTATTTTGGAAGATTATGAAGTAGCCACTCCAACCGGACCCAAAATATTAATCCTGGGAATATACCCTATCCAAAATATCAAAGGAAAAATGCTGGGGTCTTTTTGTGTCTTAATTGACGTCACAATCGAAAAGACCAACGAGCGCAGCCTGCGCAGGGCTGAACATTTGGCGGCCTTAGGAGAATTATCAGCTGCAGTTGCCCACGAAATAAGAAACCCCCTGACCTCCATCCAAGGTTTCTTACAACTGCTTAATAAAAACAGCGCTTCTGAACAGCAAAAAGAATACATCCAAATTGCGCTTGCAGAATTAAAAAGGGCTAATGATATCATCTCCGAGTTCCTGCTCTTTGCCAGACCACCAAAATTAAACCTCAAAAAGCAAAGCGTAGTCCCAATTATTGAAGAGGTGGCAAAAGTCATGCAGGCAGAAATGGCGCTAAAAAGTACCGCCTTTGCTTTGGAGGCAGAACCGGTGCCGGAGATAGGAGTCGATCGGGATCAGTTAAAGCAAATCTTTTTAAACCTCTTTCAAAATGCTTTACAAGCTATGGGCCCGGGGGGCAGTCTCACTGTCCGGGTCACTTACGACCCCGGCAGTAAAAATGTGGTGATTAGTGTGCAGGATACAGGTACTGGCATACCTGAGGAAAACTTAAGCAAAATTTTCAGCCCATTCTTCACTACCAAAGAAGCAGGTACCGGGTTAGGGTTAAGCATCTGCAACCGAATCGTCCAAAACCACGGCGGGAAATTGGAAGTGATAAGTCAGGTGGGCAAAGGATCAAACTTTATGATTACTTTACCCAATGTTGAAAGGGTATGCTAA
- the tsaE gene encoding tRNA (adenosine(37)-N6)-threonylcarbamoyltransferase complex ATPase subunit type 1 TsaE, whose amino-acid sequence MFEYLSTSSEETKQLGYLLSRLLQPRDVIRLEGDLGAGKTTFAQGVCTGLGVASEVTSPTFTILHIYDGKMPVYHIDAYRIESELELEDLGLEEYLEGQGVSLVEWAEKILTIMPDDYLQVEIRRGLGESERKIIFTAVGAGRYQELIEELEISAGTRA is encoded by the coding sequence TTGTTTGAGTATCTTTCGACAAGCTCTGAAGAAACAAAACAGCTAGGCTATCTTTTAAGCCGGCTTTTGCAGCCCCGGGATGTAATCAGGCTCGAGGGTGATCTGGGGGCAGGTAAAACTACTTTTGCCCAGGGAGTATGTACCGGTTTAGGTGTTGCCTCTGAGGTTACCAGCCCCACCTTTACCATTTTACACATTTATGACGGTAAAATGCCTGTTTATCATATAGATGCCTACCGGATCGAAAGTGAACTGGAATTGGAGGATCTGGGTTTGGAAGAGTATTTGGAAGGGCAGGGAGTAAGCCTGGTAGAATGGGCTGAAAAAATCTTAACCATCATGCCCGACGATTATTTGCAGGTTGAAATAAGGCGAGGTTTAGGCGAATCTGAACGAAAAATAATTTTTACAGCGGTAGGAGCAGGACGTTACCAAGAACTTATCGAGGAGTTGGAAATCAGTGCGGGTACTAGGGCTTGA
- the alr gene encoding alanine racemase — protein sequence MRPVWAEVDLNAIAHNLREVRRIIPKTTKIMAIVKANAYGHGAFQVAQRALETGADYLGVALLAEAVQLREHGIASPIMILGYTSEEDYPEVIKHAITQTVFTYRQAQRLSEAAQTLNQTAKIHIKVDTGMGRIGFQSTEQAIQEITAIAKLPGIEIEGLFTHMAKSDAKDKTYSQMQLEKFLWVCREVEKAGVKVALKHAANSGAIIDLPEAHLDIVRPGIMLYGLYPSDEVDKSKLQLQPAMSLKAKIVHLKEVEAGTSISYGCTFTTKKRSRIATLPLGYADGYTRLLSNKGVALVRGCRVPVVGRVCMDQCMLDVSDVESVAVGDEVVLLGRQGEAVISVDEVAESIGTINYEVVCMVSYRVPRKYI from the coding sequence ATGAGACCGGTCTGGGCAGAAGTAGACCTGAATGCCATTGCCCATAATCTTAGAGAAGTACGCAGAATTATTCCCAAAACCACCAAAATCATGGCTATAGTTAAAGCCAACGCCTATGGTCATGGTGCTTTCCAGGTGGCGCAAAGAGCGCTGGAAACCGGCGCAGATTATCTGGGAGTGGCACTGCTGGCTGAAGCAGTGCAGTTAAGAGAGCACGGCATTGCCTCTCCGATCATGATTTTAGGTTATACCTCGGAAGAAGATTACCCTGAAGTTATTAAACACGCCATTACCCAGACTGTTTTCACGTACAGGCAGGCCCAAAGGTTGAGTGAGGCGGCGCAAACTCTTAATCAGACTGCAAAAATACACATTAAGGTTGATACCGGCATGGGCAGGATTGGTTTTCAATCCACAGAACAAGCCATTCAGGAAATTACAGCTATAGCAAAGCTCCCCGGCATCGAAATTGAAGGGCTTTTTACTCATATGGCTAAGTCGGATGCGAAAGATAAAACCTATAGCCAGATGCAACTGGAAAAATTTCTTTGGGTGTGCCGGGAAGTGGAAAAGGCCGGAGTAAAAGTGGCGCTGAAGCATGCGGCAAACAGCGGCGCCATCATAGATCTGCCTGAAGCTCATCTGGATATTGTACGTCCGGGCATAATGCTCTACGGTCTATATCCTTCGGATGAAGTGGATAAGAGCAAGCTTCAGCTTCAACCTGCTATGTCACTAAAAGCCAAAATTGTCCATCTCAAAGAAGTGGAGGCAGGTACCAGTATCAGCTACGGCTGTACATTTACCACCAAGAAAAGGTCCCGGATTGCTACCCTGCCGCTTGGTTACGCTGACGGGTACACCAGGCTTTTATCCAATAAGGGGGTGGCTTTAGTCAGGGGTTGCAGGGTGCCTGTAGTGGGTCGGGTCTGCATGGACCAGTGCATGTTGGATGTTTCCGACGTGGAAAGTGTAGCTGTGGGGGATGAAGTCGTCTTGTTGGGCAGACAAGGGGAGGCAGTTATTTCTGTTGATGAGGTGGCCGAATCAATCGGCACTATCAACTATGAAGTAGTATGTATGGTAAGCTACCGAGTACCACGCAAGTACATTTAG
- the rimI gene encoding ribosomal protein S18-alanine N-acetyltransferase, producing MEYKIIPMQEKHIPGVLEIERVSFPTPWSGQAFLGELKDNDFAHYYVCVHGDEVAGYAGMWIIIDEAHVTNIAVHPNFRGKKLGKALLVNLMQEAMFLGAERMTLEVRPSNTVAQELYRKTGFTPVGVRKGYYTDTNEDAIIMWRNLYDRG from the coding sequence GTGGAATACAAGATAATCCCTATGCAGGAAAAGCATATCCCCGGGGTTTTGGAAATTGAAAGGGTTTCCTTTCCAACCCCTTGGTCAGGACAGGCTTTTTTAGGCGAACTTAAGGACAACGACTTTGCCCATTATTATGTTTGTGTTCATGGAGATGAAGTGGCCGGTTACGCCGGAATGTGGATTATCATTGATGAGGCTCATGTTACAAATATCGCAGTGCATCCTAACTTTAGAGGTAAAAAACTTGGCAAAGCTCTGCTGGTTAACTTGATGCAGGAGGCTATGTTTCTTGGGGCTGAGCGGATGACTCTGGAAGTTAGGCCGTCCAATACGGTAGCCCAAGAATTGTATCGCAAAACGGGGTTTACGCCGGTGGGTGTACGAAAAGGATACTACACCGATACTAACGAGGATGCTATTATCATGTGGCGAAACCTATATGATCGGGGCTAA
- a CDS encoding gamma-glutamyl-gamma-aminobutyrate hydrolase family protein: MLPLIGITCGLEGERYYITRYYSQGVRAAGGLPVLLPPLGTDGFSYYHQVLDGLLLAGGVDVDPVYFSEEPLPGLGEISPERDSFELGLTKCFLEQPKPILAICRGMQVLNIAAGGSVWQDLQTQSEMMLKHMQDAPKWYSTHGIELLPDTRLKKIFHNQNIIRVNSFHHQAVRVPAPGFQVGARSQDGVIEAIESTSNDLWLGVQWHPECMWEKDRLQLELFKWLVSACNTNKTY, translated from the coding sequence ATGCTGCCGTTAATCGGAATTACCTGTGGGTTAGAGGGCGAACGGTATTATATAACCCGTTATTACAGCCAGGGGGTGCGGGCTGCAGGGGGCCTGCCGGTATTGCTTCCCCCCTTGGGAACAGATGGTTTTTCCTATTACCACCAGGTATTAGACGGATTGCTGCTGGCCGGTGGCGTTGATGTAGATCCGGTTTACTTTAGTGAGGAGCCTCTGCCAGGCTTGGGAGAAATTTCTCCGGAGCGGGATAGTTTTGAATTGGGCTTAACCAAGTGCTTTTTAGAGCAACCTAAACCTATTCTGGCCATTTGCCGTGGTATGCAGGTGCTAAACATTGCAGCCGGAGGGAGTGTATGGCAGGATCTGCAGACTCAGTCAGAAATGATGCTAAAGCATATGCAAGATGCTCCAAAATGGTATTCTACCCACGGGATTGAATTGCTTCCGGATACGAGGCTAAAAAAGATCTTCCACAATCAAAACATAATCAGGGTTAATAGTTTTCATCATCAGGCGGTACGGGTGCCGGCTCCTGGTTTTCAAGTTGGCGCCAGGTCCCAAGACGGCGTAATTGAGGCCATAGAATCCACAAGCAATGATTTGTGGCTGGGGGTGCAATGGCATCCGGAATGCATGTGGGAAAAAGACAGGCTACAGCTAGAGCTGTTTAAATGGTTAGTTTCTGCTTGTAATACTAATAAAACTTATTAA
- a CDS encoding amidohydrolase, producing the protein MLAIVNGHVRTMAGPVIKGGRVLIEGSKILAVGGQEIAVPAEAQVIDAAGKEVMPGLIDAHCHLGIMEEIYQIEGDDTNEYSDPVTPHLRAIDAVNPMDAGFRDAVRAGVTAVFTGPGSANVVGGLGLVMHTFGRVVDHMVLKNPAGLKVAFGENPKRVHGEQKKMPMTRMANAALLRENLVAAQNYLAKFGEAAEPGKRPERNLKLEALGLALQGIIPLRAHAHRADDMMTAIRIAEEFGVKLVLEHCTEGHLIADELGEKGVPVVVGPSLTSRAKVELKERSFKTAGVLANQGLTVALMTDHPVIPIEYLPVCAALAVKDGMRAEEALKAITINPAKILGVEGQIGSIEKGKSADIIVVNGSILDLYARVELVIVSGKVIYNN; encoded by the coding sequence ATGTTAGCGATAGTGAATGGCCATGTCCGAACGATGGCGGGGCCCGTGATTAAAGGAGGAAGGGTGCTGATTGAGGGTTCCAAAATTCTGGCAGTTGGTGGGCAGGAGATAGCTGTTCCTGCTGAAGCACAAGTTATTGATGCAGCCGGAAAAGAAGTCATGCCTGGTTTGATTGATGCCCATTGTCACCTGGGAATTATGGAAGAAATATACCAGATCGAGGGCGACGATACCAACGAATACAGTGATCCGGTTACGCCCCATCTGCGGGCTATAGATGCTGTTAACCCCATGGATGCAGGCTTCCGGGATGCAGTTCGTGCCGGCGTTACTGCAGTGTTCACCGGTCCGGGGAGCGCAAATGTAGTCGGCGGCCTGGGTCTGGTTATGCACACTTTCGGACGGGTTGTGGACCACATGGTATTGAAAAACCCGGCGGGCTTAAAAGTAGCCTTTGGTGAAAATCCCAAAAGGGTGCATGGGGAACAAAAAAAGATGCCCATGACCCGGATGGCAAATGCTGCTTTACTGAGGGAAAATTTGGTGGCTGCGCAAAATTATTTAGCCAAATTTGGGGAGGCGGCAGAGCCGGGAAAAAGACCGGAGCGCAACTTAAAGCTGGAGGCCTTAGGCTTAGCCTTACAGGGAATTATTCCCTTGCGAGCCCACGCCCACCGGGCCGATGATATGATGACAGCCATCCGCATAGCGGAGGAATTCGGCGTGAAGCTGGTATTGGAACACTGTACCGAAGGGCACCTCATCGCTGATGAGCTAGGGGAAAAGGGGGTTCCGGTGGTAGTCGGGCCCAGCCTGACCAGCCGAGCCAAAGTGGAACTCAAGGAGCGTTCCTTTAAAACGGCAGGGGTCTTGGCAAACCAAGGACTGACGGTGGCGTTAATGACAGACCATCCTGTTATCCCTATCGAATATTTGCCTGTTTGCGCTGCCCTGGCGGTAAAAGACGGGATGAGAGCTGAGGAAGCCCTTAAAGCAATAACCATCAACCCGGCCAAAATATTAGGAGTTGAAGGGCAAATCGGGAGTATTGAGAAAGGCAAATCAGCCGATATAATTGTAGTTAACGGCTCGATACTTGATCTGTATGCTCGGGTGGAATTGGTAATTGTTTCTGGTAAAGTTATTTACAACAATTAG
- a CDS encoding CopG family ribbon-helix-helix protein, whose product MSGVKRIMISIPESLLKEVDGLVSLEKRNRSEFIREAMRLYISERKRRTVREQMKKGYQEMAQINLALAMESYELEDEVQTYYDEKLVECK is encoded by the coding sequence TTGTCAGGCGTAAAGAGAATTATGATTAGTATTCCCGAAAGCTTGCTAAAAGAGGTGGACGGTTTGGTTTCTCTGGAGAAACGAAACCGCAGCGAATTTATCCGGGAAGCTATGCGGCTTTATATTTCGGAAAGGAAAAGGCGCACTGTCAGGGAACAGATGAAAAAGGGATATCAGGAAATGGCTCAGATTAATTTGGCGCTGGCCATGGAGAGTTATGAACTGGAAGATGAAGTACAGACCTACTATGATGAAAAATTAGTGGAGTGTAAATAG
- a CDS encoding type II toxin-antitoxin system PemK/MazF family toxin translates to MYIRRGDIFFAQLNPVVGSEQGGMRPVLIVQNDIGNQYSPTTIVAAITSQIFKAKLPTHVEISAEKSGLEKDSVILTEQIRTIDKSRLKQKVAFLDEETMEKVNKAIEISLGLTEI, encoded by the coding sequence ATGTATATCCGGCGGGGAGATATATTTTTTGCCCAACTTAACCCGGTGGTGGGGTCAGAACAAGGTGGCATGCGTCCGGTGCTAATCGTCCAAAACGACATTGGCAACCAGTATAGCCCAACTACTATTGTAGCGGCTATTACTTCCCAGATTTTTAAAGCGAAACTACCTACCCACGTAGAAATCAGCGCTGAAAAGAGTGGGCTGGAAAAAGATTCTGTTATTCTGACGGAACAGATAAGGACTATCGATAAAAGCCGTTTAAAACAGAAAGTGGCATTTTTGGATGAAGAAACAATGGAAAAGGTAAATAAAGCTATCGAAATAAGTTTAGGATTAACTGAAATCTAG
- the tsaB gene encoding tRNA (adenosine(37)-N6)-threonylcarbamoyltransferase complex dimerization subunit type 1 TsaB produces the protein MRVLGLDSATNVASVAVVEEDRLIAELTFNTKKNHSQRLMPMLSWMLEEAQITLDELDGLAVAVGPGSFTGLRIGLATIKALAHVKDKPVLPVPTLDGLAANLEGSAGLICPVLNARKNEVYAAIYRWDGVQNQRLSPYLAVAPELLIARLRDFNETVTFLGDAVPIYGDQLLRALPEAKVAAATNALCRAAQIARLGLKKLQSGQVGDYFTLEPLYIRASEAEVIWEKRNRENRR, from the coding sequence GTGCGGGTACTAGGGCTTGACAGCGCCACCAACGTGGCCAGTGTCGCAGTGGTTGAAGAAGATCGATTGATAGCGGAGTTGACGTTTAATACCAAAAAAAATCATTCCCAGCGTTTGATGCCGATGCTCTCCTGGATGTTAGAGGAAGCCCAGATTACGCTTGATGAATTGGATGGGTTAGCGGTGGCAGTAGGCCCTGGTTCCTTTACCGGTTTGCGGATCGGGTTGGCAACCATAAAAGCTTTGGCCCATGTAAAAGATAAACCTGTTTTGCCTGTTCCTACATTGGACGGGTTAGCAGCCAACCTCGAAGGAAGCGCAGGTCTAATTTGTCCTGTTTTAAATGCCAGGAAAAATGAGGTATACGCTGCAATTTACCGCTGGGATGGGGTGCAAAATCAACGATTAAGCCCTTATTTGGCTGTGGCTCCTGAACTGCTTATAGCCAGGTTAAGAGATTTTAATGAAACAGTGACTTTTTTGGGAGATGCTGTCCCTATTTACGGCGACCAATTGCTCCGCGCTTTGCCTGAGGCAAAAGTAGCTGCCGCTACAAACGCTTTATGCCGGGCCGCCCAGATTGCTCGCCTGGGTTTAAAAAAATTGCAGTCCGGCCAGGTTGGGGATTATTTTACCCTGGAACCGCTGTATATCAGGGCTTCGGAAGCAGAGGTAATTTGGGAAAAGCGAAACCGTGAGAATAGAAGGTGA
- a CDS encoding NGG1p interacting factor NIF3 — MNAHQILQIALRASGLNEIPADSGVIVDGDNIHRVLFGVDMEAAEILIAKQLGFDAVITHHPKGGNPMVNLYKVMDNQIDRMVEAGVPINKAQKALEERKGEVDRGLHVGNYDRAVSAAKLLGMPFIAIHTPADIMAETTVQKHLDKRLKGNPKATLKDVIAALEEFPEYKYTLARPKIRVGSEESYAGKVFVAMAGGTGGGKEVAKAYFEAGVGTLVVMHMPEDVIKAVKEQNIGNVIVAGHMASDSIGINKIIEALEHYGLSVTRMSGVIDPNQGDGGR; from the coding sequence ATGAACGCGCACCAGATTTTGCAGATAGCTTTGAGAGCCAGTGGTTTAAATGAAATTCCCGCTGATTCAGGCGTAATAGTTGACGGAGATAATATCCACCGGGTTTTGTTCGGTGTCGATATGGAAGCTGCTGAAATTTTAATAGCTAAACAATTGGGTTTTGATGCTGTTATTACTCATCACCCTAAAGGGGGAAACCCAATGGTCAATCTTTATAAGGTGATGGACAATCAGATCGACCGGATGGTAGAGGCCGGAGTGCCAATCAACAAAGCCCAGAAGGCGCTGGAAGAACGGAAAGGGGAAGTGGACCGCGGACTCCATGTAGGCAACTACGATCGGGCTGTTTCTGCAGCTAAATTGTTGGGAATGCCATTTATCGCCATCCATACGCCTGCTGATATAATGGCAGAGACTACAGTGCAGAAGCATTTGGATAAAAGGCTTAAAGGCAATCCTAAAGCAACTCTTAAGGACGTGATTGCTGCCCTGGAAGAATTTCCGGAATATAAATATACTTTGGCCAGACCGAAAATCCGCGTAGGTTCTGAAGAAAGCTATGCCGGGAAAGTTTTCGTCGCTATGGCCGGGGGAACCGGCGGGGGAAAAGAAGTGGCCAAAGCTTATTTCGAAGCAGGTGTGGGCACCCTGGTAGTGATGCATATGCCGGAAGATGTAATCAAGGCCGTCAAAGAACAAAATATTGGAAATGTTATCGTTGCGGGTCATATGGCCAGCGATTCCATTGGCATCAACAAGATAATTGAGGCTTTGGAACATTACGGGCTCAGCGTTACCAGGATGAGCGGCGTGATCGATCCTAACCAAGGCGATGGAGGTAGATGA
- a CDS encoding response regulator, with amino-acid sequence MQNPHHILVVDDQRGVRQLLETFFKEEGFRTTTAGNGKEAVDLIERENPDLIIMDVKMPVMGGSEALARIKKLKPVIPVLMMTAYADEEKQKELLMLGAIECFLKPLDLEQLLEKVYQVLQ; translated from the coding sequence ATGCAGAATCCGCACCACATCCTGGTCGTTGATGACCAGAGGGGGGTACGGCAGCTGCTGGAGACATTTTTTAAAGAAGAGGGTTTTAGAACAACTACTGCAGGTAATGGCAAGGAAGCGGTAGATCTTATTGAGAGAGAAAATCCGGATCTGATTATTATGGATGTAAAAATGCCGGTTATGGGAGGCTCGGAAGCATTAGCCAGAATAAAAAAATTAAAGCCTGTTATACCTGTATTGATGATGACCGCTTATGCTGACGAAGAAAAACAAAAAGAGCTTCTCATGCTAGGTGCCATTGAATGTTTTTTAAAACCACTCGATCTAGAACAACTGTTGGAAAAAGTCTACCAGGTTTTACAATAA
- the tsaD gene encoding tRNA (adenosine(37)-N6)-threonylcarbamoyltransferase complex transferase subunit TsaD produces MPENCTILALETSCDETSAAVVIDGIKVASNIISSQIATHQKFGGVVPEIASRKHLENITPVVQEALDKAGKLLHELDAIAVTYGPGLVGALLVGVSTAKAMAYALDKPLIGVHHLAGHIYANFLTKPNLELPVVCLVVSGGHTSLIYWKDHGQLELMGSTRDDAAGEAFDKIARALKLGYPGGPFIERAARAGNPEAINFPRAWLEEGSLDFSFSGLKSSVLNYLHRANQLGEEVNAADVAASFQEAVVEVLATKTVNAAELKGAKTITLAGGVAANSRLRQLLQNKAKARGIEVIFPDLIYCTDNAAMIGCAAYFQYLQGKTSDLDLNAVPSLALC; encoded by the coding sequence ATGCCAGAAAACTGTACTATTCTTGCCTTGGAGACTTCCTGCGACGAGACTTCGGCTGCGGTAGTTATTGACGGAATCAAAGTAGCGTCTAACATCATTTCTTCCCAGATAGCGACTCATCAGAAGTTTGGCGGTGTAGTGCCGGAAATAGCATCCCGCAAGCATTTGGAGAATATCACACCTGTAGTGCAGGAGGCGCTGGACAAGGCAGGCAAACTGCTACACGAGTTGGATGCCATAGCTGTTACCTATGGTCCAGGGTTGGTAGGGGCGCTCCTGGTGGGGGTTTCCACTGCCAAAGCTATGGCCTATGCTTTGGACAAGCCCCTAATCGGCGTACATCACCTGGCAGGTCATATTTATGCCAACTTTTTAACTAAGCCCAACTTGGAACTGCCGGTAGTGTGCCTGGTGGTTTCAGGGGGACACACTAGCTTGATCTACTGGAAGGACCATGGACAGCTGGAGCTTATGGGCTCCACCAGGGACGATGCTGCAGGGGAAGCGTTTGATAAGATTGCCAGGGCTTTAAAGCTGGGTTATCCAGGGGGACCATTTATTGAAAGAGCAGCTAGAGCAGGAAATCCGGAGGCCATCAATTTTCCCAGAGCCTGGTTAGAAGAGGGCAGCTTGGATTTTAGTTTCAGCGGGCTCAAATCAAGCGTTTTGAATTACTTGCATAGGGCGAACCAGCTGGGGGAAGAGGTGAATGCAGCCGATGTGGCTGCCAGCTTTCAGGAGGCGGTGGTGGAGGTGTTGGCAACCAAAACGGTAAATGCCGCGGAATTAAAGGGGGCCAAAACTATAACTTTGGCCGGAGGAGTGGCGGCAAACAGCAGGCTGCGGCAGCTGTTGCAAAATAAAGCAAAAGCCAGGGGAATTGAAGTGATTTTCCCCGACCTTATTTACTGTACAGATAATGCAGCCATGATTGGCTGCGCCGCGTATTTTCAGTATTTGCAGGGCAAAACCTCGGATTTGGATTTAAATGCTGTGCCCAGCCTGGCCCTCTGCTAA